Below is a genomic region from Spartinivicinus marinus.
GCCTTTCAACCCACAATAACCATCAGGATTTTTAGCTAAGTATTGCTGATGATATTCCTCTGCATAGTAAAAATGTTTCAGCTCAGTAATTTCAGTGGTAATTTCAGCATATCCATCCTGGGTCAAAGCATCCTGATAATGCGTTTTCGATTGCACCACGCACTGTTGCTGCTCAGAAGAGGTTACATAAATAGCAGAACGGTATTGAGTTCCCCGATCATTGCCTTGCCTCATTCCTTGGGTAGGGTTATGGGACTCCCAAAATATCTGTAACAGCTGCTGATAGCTAATTCGATCAGGATCGAAGACCACCAGTACCACTTCTGCATGCCCTGTCATTCCAGAACAAACTTCTTGGTAAGTAGGATTAGGAGTAAAACCACCTGCATACCCCACAGCCGTGGTATAAACACCCGCTTGCTGCCAAAATAAGCGCTCAGCTCCCCAGAAACACCCCAACCCAAACACCGCTTGCTGATACCCCGTAGGAAATGGCGGTATCAATGGATTACCCAAAACAAAGTGTTGATTGGTAATCTTCATCAATTCATCACAACCTGGTAATGCTTGTTCTGCCGATATCATTGTAGACTTATCATGCTTTAGCATTTTACAGTTCCTTACAAAGTTAATCTCAATTTCACCATCATCAAGGAGAGATATTTATGGCTACCCCATCCTACATCGCAGACGGTATGCCACAACTGATGCCCTATATTACAGTTAAAGACATTGAAGCTTCACTGAAGTTTTATCAAACATCTTTTGGTTTTATCCCAGCAGAAAACCCTCTTGCGGATGGTAATACGCTAGTTCATGCAGAAATGTCCTTTCATGACGCCCGGATCATGCTGGGTAGACAAGGGGCTATGCAAAATAATAGCGTGACACCCAAGCACAGTCAGATTCAGCATGGTATTGGCCTTTATGTATACTGTCCCGATATCCAAGCCCACTATGAACAAGCAAAAGCAGCAGGTACTGAGATTATTATGGAGCCTACACTCATGTTCTGGGGTGATGAAATGTATTCTGCCGTTGACATTGATGGCTATCACTGGTCATTTGGGGAAAATAAAGAAGCCTTTGACCCCAAAAAAGTACCTCCTGGGTATAACGTAAAATAAATCAACCATATTCTACCCTGCCAATTATCCAGCAACTTATTAAGCCTAGCATTGCCGGGCTTAATAGAATCAAATCTGATAAATATATTTTTATTTAATATAAAGTGATGATCTTTTTGCTTAACTCTGACAAAAGATAGGCGTCTGTTATACTACAAATAATATGGTTGACTGGCCAAATATCAGCTCATTACAGCGGTAATGCTACATCATGCCTAATTTTATCTTTGCGAACAAATCTTCCTCTAATGAGCCTACTAAAAAAGCTGATACGAACTCAGCAACTGAAGATAAATGGAAGGTAATGGTGGTTGACGATGATCTTGAAGTACACACAATCACTAAAATGGTCTTAAGTAACTTTACATTCGAAGGCTCTAAAATCGAGTTTGTCAGTGCCTACTCAGGACAAGAAGCATGCCAGCTCCTTGAAAAGGAATCTAATATAGCGCTGATTTTATTAGATGTCGTAATGGAAAGCGACCATGCTGGTCTTGAGGTAGTTAAGTATATTCGAGAAAATTTGAAAAACCCTTTTGTGAGAATAGTACTCCGCACAGGACAACCAGGCCAAGCCCCAGAAAATGAAGTCATTGTTAATTATGATATTGATGATTACAAAGAAAAAACTGAGCTGACTTCCCAGAAGCTATTTACTTTAATGCGCTCCAACCTGCGCTCCTATCGGAATATCATATCCATTGAAAAAAACAAGCAAGGGCTCAAAGAGGTCATTCAATCTCTGGACAAT
It encodes:
- the msrA gene encoding peptide-methionine (S)-S-oxide reductase MsrA, which gives rise to MLKHDKSTMISAEQALPGCDELMKITNQHFVLGNPLIPPFPTGYQQAVFGLGCFWGAERLFWQQAGVYTTAVGYAGGFTPNPTYQEVCSGMTGHAEVVLVVFDPDRISYQQLLQIFWESHNPTQGMRQGNDRGTQYRSAIYVTSSEQQQCVVQSKTHYQDALTQDGYAEITTEITELKHFYYAEEYHQQYLAKNPDGYCGLKGTGVSCGI
- a CDS encoding VOC family protein, with amino-acid sequence MATPSYIADGMPQLMPYITVKDIEASLKFYQTSFGFIPAENPLADGNTLVHAEMSFHDARIMLGRQGAMQNNSVTPKHSQIQHGIGLYVYCPDIQAHYEQAKAAGTEIIMEPTLMFWGDEMYSAVDIDGYHWSFGENKEAFDPKKVPPGYNVK